The Neodiprion fabricii isolate iyNeoFabr1 chromosome 4, iyNeoFabr1.1, whole genome shotgun sequence genome window below encodes:
- the LOC124179360 gene encoding galactose mutarotase-like isoform X4, which produces MVTRASFANSEAMSVTRQPWGTVQGEKVEIFTLKNGHGFEVDVISYGATIQSIRTPDKHGNIDDVVLGFDNIEGYLGSDNPYFGATVGRVANRIGKAKFNVDGVMYTVAENVPGGSLHGGLKAWDKKIWNATIRDNAVWMTLLSCDGEEGYPGAVIATVKFSVTNDGRLVIKMTAVSTKATPINLTNHSYFNLFGHSGNATELYKHEITINADRWTVTDEGSIPTGEIRSVANSIMDLRVSKQLGDVLPKVPGGGYDYNFCVPNDDGPKGDRFVARVLHPNTGRYLEVYSDQPGVQLYTSNGFPDEKTKGIVGKNGQQYFKHGAFCLETQNYPDAVNHENFPNSILRPGQTYKHSVTYKFGFQEQ; this is translated from the exons atggTGACAAG agcAAGTTTTGCCAACTCTGAAGCTATGTCGGTGACACGCCAACCATGGGGAACGGTTCAAGGCGAGAAAGTGGAGATATTTACATTGAAAAATGGGCATGGCTTTGAAGTTGACGTTATTTCTTATGGGGCAACAATACAATCCATTAGAACGCCTGACAAGCATGGAAATATTGATGATGTCGTTCTTGGCTTCGATAACATTGAAG GTTACCTCGGAAGTGACAACCCTTACTTTGGAGCAACTGTTGGACGAGTTGCTAATCGGATTGGAAAAGCCAAATTCAATGTTGACGGAGTGATGTATACTGTGGCTGAAAACGTTCCGGGAGGCAGTCTTCACGGGGGGTTGAAAGCCTGGGACAAGAAGATTTGGAATGCCACAATCAGGGATAATGCAGTTTGGATGACGCTGTTGAGTTGTGACGGAGAGGAGGGCTATCCAGGTGCAGTAATCGCCACTGTAAAATTCAGCGTTACCAATGATGGAAGATTGGTCATCAAGATGACTGCAGTTTCCACGAAAGCCACTCCCATCAATTTAACTAATCATAGTTACTTCAACTTGTTCGGACAC AGTGGCAATGCCACAGAACTGTACAAACATGAGATAACGATAAATGCCGATCGCTGGACAGTGACGGATGAAGGAAGCATACCAACTGGTGAAATTAGATCAGTTGCTAACAGTATAATGGATCTTAGAGTTTCTAAACAGCTTGGAGATGTTCTTCCTAAAGTACCCGGCGGAGGATATGATTATAACTTCTGTGTGCCGAATGATGATGGGCCTAAGGGAGATAGATTCGTTGCAAGAGTATTACATCCAAATACTGGAAGATATTTGGAGGTGTACTCTGACCAGCCAGGTGTTCAGCTGTATACAAGCAACGGGTTCCCAGATGAAAAGACTAAAGGCATTGTCGGCAAAAACGGCCAGCAGTATTTTAAGCACGGAGCATTTTGCCTAGAGACACAGAATTACCCAGATGCTGTGAACCAT GAAAATTTCCCAAATAGTATCCTGCGACCTGGACAAACCTATAAGCACAGCGTCACATACAAATTTGGATTTCAAGAGCAGTAA
- the LOC124179360 gene encoding galactose mutarotase-like isoform X2, whose product MLHSSSTMMHPVNSVMFIIVLRIGASFANSEAMSVTRQPWGTVQGEKVEIFTLKNGHGFEVDVISYGATIQSIRTPDKHGNIDDVVLGFDNIEGYLGSDNPYFGATVGRVANRIGKAKFNVDGVMYTVAENVPGGSLHGGLKAWDKKIWNATIRDNAVWMTLLSCDGEEGYPGAVIATVKFSVTNDGRLVIKMTAVSTKATPINLTNHSYFNLFGHSGNATELYKHEITINADRWTVTDEGSIPTGEIRSVANSIMDLRVSKQLGDVLPKVPGGGYDYNFCVPNDDGPKGDRFVARVLHPNTGRYLEVYSDQPGVQLYTSNGFPDEKTKGIVGKNGQQYFKHGAFCLETQNYPDAVNHENFPNSILRPGQTYKHSVTYKFGFQEQ is encoded by the exons ATGTTACACTCATCGTCCACTATGATGCACCCAGTAAATTCTGTTATGTTTATCATCGTCTTGCGAATCGG agcAAGTTTTGCCAACTCTGAAGCTATGTCGGTGACACGCCAACCATGGGGAACGGTTCAAGGCGAGAAAGTGGAGATATTTACATTGAAAAATGGGCATGGCTTTGAAGTTGACGTTATTTCTTATGGGGCAACAATACAATCCATTAGAACGCCTGACAAGCATGGAAATATTGATGATGTCGTTCTTGGCTTCGATAACATTGAAG GTTACCTCGGAAGTGACAACCCTTACTTTGGAGCAACTGTTGGACGAGTTGCTAATCGGATTGGAAAAGCCAAATTCAATGTTGACGGAGTGATGTATACTGTGGCTGAAAACGTTCCGGGAGGCAGTCTTCACGGGGGGTTGAAAGCCTGGGACAAGAAGATTTGGAATGCCACAATCAGGGATAATGCAGTTTGGATGACGCTGTTGAGTTGTGACGGAGAGGAGGGCTATCCAGGTGCAGTAATCGCCACTGTAAAATTCAGCGTTACCAATGATGGAAGATTGGTCATCAAGATGACTGCAGTTTCCACGAAAGCCACTCCCATCAATTTAACTAATCATAGTTACTTCAACTTGTTCGGACAC AGTGGCAATGCCACAGAACTGTACAAACATGAGATAACGATAAATGCCGATCGCTGGACAGTGACGGATGAAGGAAGCATACCAACTGGTGAAATTAGATCAGTTGCTAACAGTATAATGGATCTTAGAGTTTCTAAACAGCTTGGAGATGTTCTTCCTAAAGTACCCGGCGGAGGATATGATTATAACTTCTGTGTGCCGAATGATGATGGGCCTAAGGGAGATAGATTCGTTGCAAGAGTATTACATCCAAATACTGGAAGATATTTGGAGGTGTACTCTGACCAGCCAGGTGTTCAGCTGTATACAAGCAACGGGTTCCCAGATGAAAAGACTAAAGGCATTGTCGGCAAAAACGGCCAGCAGTATTTTAAGCACGGAGCATTTTGCCTAGAGACACAGAATTACCCAGATGCTGTGAACCAT GAAAATTTCCCAAATAGTATCCTGCGACCTGGACAAACCTATAAGCACAGCGTCACATACAAATTTGGATTTCAAGAGCAGTAA
- the LOC124179360 gene encoding galactose mutarotase-like isoform X1 has product MMTHKHSIINNINSRSKTKAEVQLRGYCPSSATLGKTKLRSTRKASFANSEAMSVTRQPWGTVQGEKVEIFTLKNGHGFEVDVISYGATIQSIRTPDKHGNIDDVVLGFDNIEGYLGSDNPYFGATVGRVANRIGKAKFNVDGVMYTVAENVPGGSLHGGLKAWDKKIWNATIRDNAVWMTLLSCDGEEGYPGAVIATVKFSVTNDGRLVIKMTAVSTKATPINLTNHSYFNLFGHSGNATELYKHEITINADRWTVTDEGSIPTGEIRSVANSIMDLRVSKQLGDVLPKVPGGGYDYNFCVPNDDGPKGDRFVARVLHPNTGRYLEVYSDQPGVQLYTSNGFPDEKTKGIVGKNGQQYFKHGAFCLETQNYPDAVNHENFPNSILRPGQTYKHSVTYKFGFQEQ; this is encoded by the exons ATGATGACTCATAAACATTCAATTATCAATAATATCAATTCTCGATCGAAAACAAAGGCCGAAGTACAGTTGAGGGGGTATTGTCCTAGCTCGGCAACTCtcggaaaaacaaaacttcGTAGTACAAGAAA agcAAGTTTTGCCAACTCTGAAGCTATGTCGGTGACACGCCAACCATGGGGAACGGTTCAAGGCGAGAAAGTGGAGATATTTACATTGAAAAATGGGCATGGCTTTGAAGTTGACGTTATTTCTTATGGGGCAACAATACAATCCATTAGAACGCCTGACAAGCATGGAAATATTGATGATGTCGTTCTTGGCTTCGATAACATTGAAG GTTACCTCGGAAGTGACAACCCTTACTTTGGAGCAACTGTTGGACGAGTTGCTAATCGGATTGGAAAAGCCAAATTCAATGTTGACGGAGTGATGTATACTGTGGCTGAAAACGTTCCGGGAGGCAGTCTTCACGGGGGGTTGAAAGCCTGGGACAAGAAGATTTGGAATGCCACAATCAGGGATAATGCAGTTTGGATGACGCTGTTGAGTTGTGACGGAGAGGAGGGCTATCCAGGTGCAGTAATCGCCACTGTAAAATTCAGCGTTACCAATGATGGAAGATTGGTCATCAAGATGACTGCAGTTTCCACGAAAGCCACTCCCATCAATTTAACTAATCATAGTTACTTCAACTTGTTCGGACAC AGTGGCAATGCCACAGAACTGTACAAACATGAGATAACGATAAATGCCGATCGCTGGACAGTGACGGATGAAGGAAGCATACCAACTGGTGAAATTAGATCAGTTGCTAACAGTATAATGGATCTTAGAGTTTCTAAACAGCTTGGAGATGTTCTTCCTAAAGTACCCGGCGGAGGATATGATTATAACTTCTGTGTGCCGAATGATGATGGGCCTAAGGGAGATAGATTCGTTGCAAGAGTATTACATCCAAATACTGGAAGATATTTGGAGGTGTACTCTGACCAGCCAGGTGTTCAGCTGTATACAAGCAACGGGTTCCCAGATGAAAAGACTAAAGGCATTGTCGGCAAAAACGGCCAGCAGTATTTTAAGCACGGAGCATTTTGCCTAGAGACACAGAATTACCCAGATGCTGTGAACCAT GAAAATTTCCCAAATAGTATCCTGCGACCTGGACAAACCTATAAGCACAGCGTCACATACAAATTTGGATTTCAAGAGCAGTAA
- the LOC124179360 gene encoding galactose mutarotase-like isoform X3, translating into MTESDLYGKPASFANSEAMSVTRQPWGTVQGEKVEIFTLKNGHGFEVDVISYGATIQSIRTPDKHGNIDDVVLGFDNIEGYLGSDNPYFGATVGRVANRIGKAKFNVDGVMYTVAENVPGGSLHGGLKAWDKKIWNATIRDNAVWMTLLSCDGEEGYPGAVIATVKFSVTNDGRLVIKMTAVSTKATPINLTNHSYFNLFGHSGNATELYKHEITINADRWTVTDEGSIPTGEIRSVANSIMDLRVSKQLGDVLPKVPGGGYDYNFCVPNDDGPKGDRFVARVLHPNTGRYLEVYSDQPGVQLYTSNGFPDEKTKGIVGKNGQQYFKHGAFCLETQNYPDAVNHENFPNSILRPGQTYKHSVTYKFGFQEQ; encoded by the exons ATGACAGAATCAGACTTGTATGGCAAACC agcAAGTTTTGCCAACTCTGAAGCTATGTCGGTGACACGCCAACCATGGGGAACGGTTCAAGGCGAGAAAGTGGAGATATTTACATTGAAAAATGGGCATGGCTTTGAAGTTGACGTTATTTCTTATGGGGCAACAATACAATCCATTAGAACGCCTGACAAGCATGGAAATATTGATGATGTCGTTCTTGGCTTCGATAACATTGAAG GTTACCTCGGAAGTGACAACCCTTACTTTGGAGCAACTGTTGGACGAGTTGCTAATCGGATTGGAAAAGCCAAATTCAATGTTGACGGAGTGATGTATACTGTGGCTGAAAACGTTCCGGGAGGCAGTCTTCACGGGGGGTTGAAAGCCTGGGACAAGAAGATTTGGAATGCCACAATCAGGGATAATGCAGTTTGGATGACGCTGTTGAGTTGTGACGGAGAGGAGGGCTATCCAGGTGCAGTAATCGCCACTGTAAAATTCAGCGTTACCAATGATGGAAGATTGGTCATCAAGATGACTGCAGTTTCCACGAAAGCCACTCCCATCAATTTAACTAATCATAGTTACTTCAACTTGTTCGGACAC AGTGGCAATGCCACAGAACTGTACAAACATGAGATAACGATAAATGCCGATCGCTGGACAGTGACGGATGAAGGAAGCATACCAACTGGTGAAATTAGATCAGTTGCTAACAGTATAATGGATCTTAGAGTTTCTAAACAGCTTGGAGATGTTCTTCCTAAAGTACCCGGCGGAGGATATGATTATAACTTCTGTGTGCCGAATGATGATGGGCCTAAGGGAGATAGATTCGTTGCAAGAGTATTACATCCAAATACTGGAAGATATTTGGAGGTGTACTCTGACCAGCCAGGTGTTCAGCTGTATACAAGCAACGGGTTCCCAGATGAAAAGACTAAAGGCATTGTCGGCAAAAACGGCCAGCAGTATTTTAAGCACGGAGCATTTTGCCTAGAGACACAGAATTACCCAGATGCTGTGAACCAT GAAAATTTCCCAAATAGTATCCTGCGACCTGGACAAACCTATAAGCACAGCGTCACATACAAATTTGGATTTCAAGAGCAGTAA
- the LOC124179360 gene encoding galactose mutarotase-like isoform X5, which translates to MSVTRQPWGTVQGEKVEIFTLKNGHGFEVDVISYGATIQSIRTPDKHGNIDDVVLGFDNIEGYLGSDNPYFGATVGRVANRIGKAKFNVDGVMYTVAENVPGGSLHGGLKAWDKKIWNATIRDNAVWMTLLSCDGEEGYPGAVIATVKFSVTNDGRLVIKMTAVSTKATPINLTNHSYFNLFGHSGNATELYKHEITINADRWTVTDEGSIPTGEIRSVANSIMDLRVSKQLGDVLPKVPGGGYDYNFCVPNDDGPKGDRFVARVLHPNTGRYLEVYSDQPGVQLYTSNGFPDEKTKGIVGKNGQQYFKHGAFCLETQNYPDAVNHENFPNSILRPGQTYKHSVTYKFGFQEQ; encoded by the exons ATGTCGGTGACACGCCAACCATGGGGAACGGTTCAAGGCGAGAAAGTGGAGATATTTACATTGAAAAATGGGCATGGCTTTGAAGTTGACGTTATTTCTTATGGGGCAACAATACAATCCATTAGAACGCCTGACAAGCATGGAAATATTGATGATGTCGTTCTTGGCTTCGATAACATTGAAG GTTACCTCGGAAGTGACAACCCTTACTTTGGAGCAACTGTTGGACGAGTTGCTAATCGGATTGGAAAAGCCAAATTCAATGTTGACGGAGTGATGTATACTGTGGCTGAAAACGTTCCGGGAGGCAGTCTTCACGGGGGGTTGAAAGCCTGGGACAAGAAGATTTGGAATGCCACAATCAGGGATAATGCAGTTTGGATGACGCTGTTGAGTTGTGACGGAGAGGAGGGCTATCCAGGTGCAGTAATCGCCACTGTAAAATTCAGCGTTACCAATGATGGAAGATTGGTCATCAAGATGACTGCAGTTTCCACGAAAGCCACTCCCATCAATTTAACTAATCATAGTTACTTCAACTTGTTCGGACAC AGTGGCAATGCCACAGAACTGTACAAACATGAGATAACGATAAATGCCGATCGCTGGACAGTGACGGATGAAGGAAGCATACCAACTGGTGAAATTAGATCAGTTGCTAACAGTATAATGGATCTTAGAGTTTCTAAACAGCTTGGAGATGTTCTTCCTAAAGTACCCGGCGGAGGATATGATTATAACTTCTGTGTGCCGAATGATGATGGGCCTAAGGGAGATAGATTCGTTGCAAGAGTATTACATCCAAATACTGGAAGATATTTGGAGGTGTACTCTGACCAGCCAGGTGTTCAGCTGTATACAAGCAACGGGTTCCCAGATGAAAAGACTAAAGGCATTGTCGGCAAAAACGGCCAGCAGTATTTTAAGCACGGAGCATTTTGCCTAGAGACACAGAATTACCCAGATGCTGTGAACCAT GAAAATTTCCCAAATAGTATCCTGCGACCTGGACAAACCTATAAGCACAGCGTCACATACAAATTTGGATTTCAAGAGCAGTAA
- the LOC124179357 gene encoding GPI mannosyltransferase 3-like: MGTAIKEPNIMILSNRIPRVLLYVIAWRLSSVFLVQTSDAADEYWQSVEVAHRLAFGYGHLTWEWREGIRSYIYPFLISLIYRILGFFGLDFATLIIITPRIMQALLSAYADYRFYVWTKNKWALFSLCTNWFWYYYASRTLVNTLETSLTTIALSIFPWRDSNTKSVSYIWIVAWLCVVRPTAAVIWTPLCLYHLLTTPTSGRIVLLLSYLRIGMSTLSIATLVDTIGYGKFVLSHIEFFRINLINRVSDIYGTEPFFWYLTIGIPVILGLYYVIFLIGAWQVVQHPAKFHIQAVMLVVIGWTLAIYSMIPHKEIRFILPLLPFFTCLSTSGILSINNSVGPFPRKVFMAVLVLTNLLPGLYYSLIHLRGSLDVMKILRQEISSADNDEVNILFLTPCHVTPFYSHLHANITARFLTCEPNLYRQNDHVNETEVFFANPNLWLKQTYSNTKDTEMPTHLVLFNALAPTIHQFLNKYRLIADLFHAYNAPSSHSQYLLIYKRK, translated from the coding sequence ATGGGAACTGCGATTAAAGAACCAAACATAATGATTCTATCAAATAGAATTCCCAGAGTTCTACTCTACGTAATCGCGTGGAGATTGTCATCGGTATTTCTAGTGCAAACGAGTGACGCAGCAGACGAATATTGGCAGTCAGTGGAGGTTGCTCATCGGCTGGCATTTGGTTATGGCCACTTGACCTGGGAGTGGCGGGAAGGAATACGTAGCTACATTTATCCGTTCCTGATATCGCTGATCTATCGGATCCTTGGATTTTTTGGCCTAGATTTTGCCACGCTTATAATAATCACGCCTCGCATTATGCAAGCCCTTCTCTCCGCTTACGCTGATTACAGATTCTACGTATGGACCAAAAACAAGTGGGCCCTCTTCAGCCTCTGCACCAATTGGTTCTGGTATTACTATGCCTCTCGAACTTTAGTCAACACCTTGGAGACTTCCTTAACGACAATTGCCCTGTCCATTTTTCCATGGCGAGATAGTAACACCAAGAGCGTCAGCTATATTTGGATCGTCGCATGGCTCTGCGTCGTTAGACCCACTGCGGCTGTGATATGGACTCCGTTATGTCTGTATCACCTTTTGACTACTCCGACCTCAGGAAGAATTGTTCTCCTTCTCAGTTATTTAAGAATAGGAATGAGCACCTTATCTATAGCGACCTTGGTTGATACCATTGGTTATGGAAAGTTCGTTTTAAGTCACATAGAATTTTTTCGGATTAATCTCATCAATCGGGTTAGCGATATCTACGGTACTGAGCCTTTTTTCTGGTACTTGACCATAGGAATCCCAGTCATCTTGGGCCTATACTAcgtcatatttttaattggtGCTTGGCAAGTCGTGCAACATCCTGCTAAGTTCCATATACAGGCTGTTATGTTAGTGGTTATTGGATGGACTCTGGCCATCTATTCAATGATACCTCATAAAGAAATTAGGTTTATTCTTCCGTTACTCCCATTCTTCACCTGCCTCAGTACTAGTGGGATTTTGTCCATAAACAACTCTGTGGGACCTTTTCCGCGAAAAGTTTTTATGGCCGTTTTGGTGCTCACTAATTTATTGCCGGGACTTTACTACTCCCTGATTCATTTACGAGGTTCTTTAGATGTTATGAAAATACTGCGGCAGGAAATTTCAAGCGCAGACAATGATGaagtcaatattttattcctcACGCCCTGCCATGTAACTCCCTTTTACAGTCACTTGCACGCTAATATAACAGCCAGATTTCTGACTTGTGAACCAAACTTATACCGCCAAAATGACCACGTTAATGAGACAGAAGTGTTCTTTGCAAATCCAAACCTATGGTTAAAACAAACTTATAGCAACACCAAAGATACGGAGATGCCCACACATCTTGTATTATTTAATGCGCTTGCCCCAACTATTCATCAGTTTCTTAACAAATACCGACTAATCGCTGATCTATTTCATGCTTATAATGCACCAAGTAGTCATAGTCAGTATCTACTGATTTACAAAAGGAAGTAA
- the LOC124179359 gene encoding GPI mannosyltransferase 3-like: protein MNLSNRIHKVLLCVIAWRLSSVFLVQTSDVPDEYWQSMEVAHRLAFGYGHLTWEWREGIRSYIYPLLISLIYRILGFFHLDFATLIIIAPRIIQALLSAYADYRFYVWTKNKWALFSLCTNWFWYYYASRTLVNTLETSLTTITLSIFPWRDSNTKSVSYIWIVAWLCVVRPTAAVIWTPLCLYHLLTTPTSGRIVLLLSYLRIGMTTSSIATLVDTIGYGKFVLSHIEFLRINLIYRVSDFYGTEPFFWYLTIGIPVILGLYYVIFLIGAWQVVQHPAKFHRQAVMLVVIGWTLAIYSMIPHKEIRFILPLLPFFVCLGTSGILCIKNSVAPFTRTVLMTVLVLTNLLPGLYFSLVHLRGSLDAMKILRQEIASVPNDDVNILFLTPCHATPFYSHLHANVTARFLTCEPSLSNRDDYIDEASEFFANPNLWLRQTYSNTKDTEMPTHLVLFHELAPSIHQFLDKYRLIADLFYAHITPTNYSQYLLIYKRK, encoded by the coding sequence ATGAATCTGTCAAATAGAATTCACAAAGTCCTACTCTGCGTGATCGCGTGGAGATTGTCATCAGTATTTCTAGTGCAAACGAGTGACGTACCGGACGAATATTGGCAGTCGATGGAGGTTGCTCATCGGCTGGCATTTGGTTATGGCCACTTAACCTGGGAGTGGCGGGAAGGAATACGTAGCTACATTTATCCGTTACTGATATCGTTGATCTATCGGATCCTTGGATTTTTTCACCTAGATTTTGCCACGCTTATAATAATCGCGCCTCGCATTATTCAAGCCCTTCTCTCCGCTTACGCCGATTACAGATTCTACGTATGGACCAAAAACAAGTGGGCCCTCTTCAGCCTCTGCACCAATTGGTTCTGGTATTACTATGCCTCTCGAACTTTAGTCAACACCTTGGAGACTTCCTTAACGACAATTACCCTGTCCATTTTTCCGTGGCGAGATAGTAACACCAAGAGCGTCAGCTATATTTGGATCGTCGCATGGCTCTGCGTCGTTAGACCCACTGCGGCTGTGATATGGACTCCGTTATGTCTGTATCACCTTTTGACTACTCCGACCTCAGGAAGAATTGTTCTCCTTCTGAGTTATTTAAGAATAGGAATGACCACCTCATCTATAGCGACCTTGGTTGATACCATTGGTTATGGAAAGTTTGTTTTAAGTCACATAGAATTTCTTCGGATTAATCTCATTTATCGGGTTAGCGATTTCTACGGTACTGAGCCTTTTTTCTGGTACTTGACCATAGGAATCCCAGTCATCTTGGGCCTATACTACGTCATATTTTTGATTGGTGCCTGGCAAGTCGTGCAACATCCTGCCAAGTTTCACAGACAGGCTGTTATGTTAGTCGTTATTGGATGGACTCTGGCCATCTATTCAATGATACCTCATAAAGAAATTAGGTTTATTCTTCCGTTACTCCCATTCTTCGTCTGCCTTGGTACTAGTGGCATTTTGtgcataaaaaattctgtggcACCCTTTACGCGAACAGTTCTCATGACCGTTTTGGTGCTCACTAATTTATTGCCAGGACTTTACTTCTCTCTGGTTCATTTGCGAGGTTCGTTAGATGCCATGAAAATATTACGTCAGGAAATTGCAAGTGTACCAAATGATGACGTCAATATCTTATTCCTCACTCCCTGCCATGCAACTCCCTTTTATAGTCACTTGCATGCTAATGTAACAGCCAGGTTTCTGACTTGCGAACCAAGCTTAAGCAACCGAGATGACTACATTGATGAGGCGTCAGAGTTCTTTGCAAATCCAAACCTCTGGTTAAGACAAACTTACAGTAACACCAAAGATACGGAGATGCCCACACATCTTGTATTATTTCATGAGCTTGCTCCAAGTATTCATCAATTTCTTGACAAATACAGACTAATCGCTGATTTATTTTATGCTCATATCACACCAACTAATTACAGTCAATACCTACTGATTTACAAAAGGAAGTGA